The proteins below come from a single Streptomyces sp. M92 genomic window:
- a CDS encoding aldehyde dehydrogenase family protein, with protein MTSTHAFWLAGRQATGDAAFDVTSPWDGSHVGTVSLPTDAQVEEAVAAAYAVRDEFAATPAHSRAAALDHVSRRLAERTEEIARLISAENGKPIKWARGEVGRAVSVFRFAAEEARRFNGGEAQRLDTDAGGQGRLALTRRFPKGVVLGIAPFNFPLNLCAHKIAPAIAAGAPIILKPAPATPLSGLILGELLAETELPAGSWSILPVPNDRMPALVQDERLPVISFTGSETVGYAIMDSVPRKHCTLELGGNGAAVVLGDWASDADLDRAAQRIATFSNYQGGQSCISVQRVIADAAVYDRLLPRIVAAVEAQVTGDPNDDATDVGPLVNEAAAERVESWVDEAVAAGATLHTGGKRDGASYAPTVLTDLPAGTTLACEEVFGPVLSVQKVNGEAEAFAAVNDSKYGLQAGVFTHDLETAFRAHRALEVGGVVVGDVPSYRADQMPYGGAKQSGVGREGVKYAMDDYTYERVLVLTGLAL; from the coding sequence ATGACTTCCACCCACGCCTTCTGGCTCGCCGGCCGCCAGGCCACCGGCGACGCCGCCTTCGACGTCACGTCCCCCTGGGACGGCAGCCACGTCGGCACGGTGAGCCTCCCGACCGACGCCCAGGTGGAAGAGGCCGTGGCCGCCGCGTACGCCGTACGGGACGAGTTCGCCGCCACCCCCGCCCACAGCCGCGCCGCCGCCCTGGACCACGTCAGCCGCCGGCTGGCCGAGCGCACCGAGGAGATCGCCCGCCTGATCTCCGCCGAGAACGGCAAGCCGATCAAGTGGGCCCGCGGCGAAGTCGGCCGCGCCGTCTCCGTCTTCCGCTTCGCCGCCGAGGAGGCCCGCCGCTTCAACGGCGGCGAGGCCCAGCGCCTGGACACCGACGCGGGCGGTCAGGGCCGGCTCGCCCTCACCCGCCGCTTCCCCAAGGGCGTCGTCCTCGGCATCGCGCCCTTCAACTTCCCGCTCAACCTGTGCGCCCACAAGATCGCCCCCGCGATCGCGGCAGGCGCCCCCATCATCCTCAAGCCGGCCCCCGCCACCCCCCTCTCCGGCCTGATCCTCGGCGAACTGCTCGCCGAGACCGAGCTGCCCGCCGGCTCCTGGAGCATCCTCCCGGTGCCGAACGACCGCATGCCCGCCCTCGTCCAGGACGAGCGCCTGCCGGTCATCTCCTTCACCGGCTCCGAGACCGTCGGCTACGCGATCATGGACTCGGTCCCGCGCAAGCACTGCACCCTGGAGCTGGGCGGCAACGGCGCGGCCGTCGTCCTCGGCGACTGGGCGAGCGACGCGGACCTGGACCGGGCCGCGCAGCGCATCGCGACCTTCTCCAACTACCAGGGCGGCCAGTCCTGCATCTCCGTGCAGCGCGTGATCGCCGACGCCGCCGTCTACGACCGCCTGCTGCCGCGCATCGTCGCCGCCGTCGAGGCCCAGGTCACCGGCGACCCGAACGACGACGCCACCGACGTCGGCCCGCTGGTCAACGAGGCCGCCGCCGAGCGCGTGGAGTCCTGGGTCGACGAGGCGGTCGCCGCGGGCGCCACCCTCCACACCGGCGGCAAGCGCGACGGCGCCTCCTACGCGCCGACCGTCCTCACCGACCTCCCGGCCGGCACCACCCTCGCCTGCGAGGAGGTCTTCGGCCCGGTCCTCAGCGTGCAGAAGGTGAACGGCGAGGCCGAGGCGTTCGCGGCCGTCAACGACTCCAAGTACGGTCTCCAGGCGGGCGTGTTCACCCACGACCTGGAGACCGCCTTCCGCGCCCACCGCGCCCTGGAGGTCGGCGGCGTCGTCGTCGGCGACGTCCCCTCCTACCGCGCCGACCAGATGCCGTACGGCGGCGCCAAGCAGTCCGGCGTGGGCCGCGAGGGCGTCAAGTACGCGATGGACGACTACACCTACGAGCGGGTGCTGGTCCTGACGGGCCTCGCCCTCTGA
- a CDS encoding cytidine deaminase: MTTQHHPVDQELVEAAAHVARTRCRGDNHTMAAAARARDGRIVTAVNAYHFTGGPCAELVVIGAAAAQGAYELDTIVAVGDRDRGIVPPCGRCRQVLLDYFPALKVIVGGGDRVRAVPVADLLPETYVWADHQLDAG, from the coding sequence ATGACCACGCAGCACCACCCCGTCGACCAGGAACTCGTCGAAGCCGCGGCCCACGTGGCCCGCACCCGTTGCCGCGGCGACAACCACACCATGGCGGCCGCGGCCCGCGCCCGGGACGGCCGGATCGTCACGGCGGTGAACGCCTACCACTTCACCGGCGGGCCCTGCGCCGAGCTGGTCGTCATCGGCGCGGCGGCGGCCCAGGGCGCCTACGAGCTGGACACGATCGTCGCGGTGGGCGACCGCGACCGGGGCATCGTCCCGCCGTGCGGCCGGTGCCGCCAGGTCCTCCTCGACTACTTCCCCGCCCTGAAGGTGATCGTCGGCGGCGGCGACCGTGTCCGGGCCGTTCCCGTCGCGGACCTGCTCCCGGAGACCTACGTCTGGGCCGACCACCAGCTCGACGCCGGCTGA
- a CDS encoding glycosyltransferase family 4 protein — protein sequence MTARARTLIVTNDFPPRQGGIETFVRELADRFPPDEVVVLTSTPAAATAEPDPGGPFPYPVVRHRARTLLPTPRATAHAVSVARRYGCDRVWFGAAAPLGLMAGRLRRTAGVRTAVATTHGHEVWWARTPGTRALLRRVGTEVDTVTWLGASTRGPIEAALAPGTRTARLVPGVDTRVFHPSVPGTPVRTRYGLGHRPVILCAARLVPRKGQDTLIRALPWVRRAVPDAVLLLVGDGPYAPALRRLALDEGVLDSVVFAGGHPHHALPPFYAAADVFAMPCRTRGGGLEVEGLGIVYLEAAASGLPVVAGDSGGAPDTVREGETGHVVDGRSPAATADRLIRLLRDPGLARAMGARGRDWVRSQWSWDRSWAVLRDLLSGEPTRSGTVGPPLRPRTD from the coding sequence GTGACCGCCCGCGCCCGCACCCTGATCGTCACCAACGACTTCCCGCCCCGGCAGGGCGGCATCGAGACCTTCGTCCGTGAACTGGCCGACCGCTTCCCGCCCGACGAGGTGGTCGTCCTCACCTCGACGCCTGCGGCTGCCACCGCGGAACCGGACCCCGGCGGACCCTTCCCCTACCCCGTGGTCCGCCACCGGGCCCGCACCCTCCTCCCCACGCCCCGCGCCACCGCCCACGCGGTGTCCGTGGCCCGGCGGTACGGCTGCGACCGGGTGTGGTTCGGCGCGGCGGCGCCCCTCGGGCTGATGGCGGGACGGCTCCGGCGCACGGCGGGCGTCCGCACCGCCGTCGCCACCACCCACGGCCACGAGGTGTGGTGGGCCCGCACGCCCGGGACCCGGGCTCTGCTCCGTCGCGTCGGCACGGAGGTGGACACGGTGACCTGGCTGGGCGCGAGCACCCGGGGCCCGATCGAGGCGGCGCTGGCGCCGGGGACCCGGACCGCCCGTCTGGTCCCCGGTGTCGACACCCGGGTCTTCCACCCCTCAGTGCCCGGCACCCCGGTCCGGACCAGGTACGGCCTGGGCCACCGCCCGGTGATCCTCTGCGCGGCCCGGCTGGTCCCGCGCAAGGGACAGGACACCCTGATCAGGGCGTTGCCCTGGGTGCGCAGGGCGGTCCCCGACGCGGTGCTCCTCCTGGTCGGCGACGGCCCGTACGCCCCCGCACTGCGCCGGCTCGCGCTGGACGAGGGAGTCCTGGACTCGGTCGTCTTCGCCGGCGGCCACCCCCACCACGCGCTCCCGCCGTTCTACGCCGCCGCCGACGTCTTCGCCATGCCCTGCCGGACCCGGGGAGGCGGCCTGGAGGTGGAAGGCCTGGGCATCGTCTACCTGGAGGCCGCCGCTTCCGGGCTCCCGGTCGTGGCGGGCGACTCGGGCGGTGCCCCGGACACCGTGCGGGAGGGCGAGACGGGTCACGTCGTGGACGGCCGCTCACCGGCGGCGACGGCGGACCGGCTGATCCGGCTGCTGCGCGACCCCGGGCTCGCCCGTGCGATGGGTGCGAGGGGGCGCGACTGGGTGCGCTCGCAGTGGAGTTGGGACCGCTCCTGGGCGGTGCTGCGGGACCTGCTGTCGGGGGAGCCGACGCGTTCCGGCACAGTTGGCCCTCCGCTCCGCCCGCGGACCGACTGA
- the gabT gene encoding 4-aminobutyrate--2-oxoglutarate transaminase → MTALEQERRVVTAIPGPKSQELQARRTAVVAQGVGSTLPVFVTRAGGGVIEDVDGNRLIDFGSGIAVTSVGASAEAVVRKASAQLADFTHTCFMVTPYEGYVAVAEALAELTPGDHAKKSALFNSGAEAVENAVKIARAYTKRQAVVVFDHGYHGRTNLTMALTAKNMPYKHGFGPFAPEVYRVPVAYGYRWPTGAENAGPEAAAQAIEQISKQVGAENVAAIIIEPVLGEGGFIEPAKGFLPAVRQFAADNGIVFVADEIQSGFCRTGQWFACEDEGIVPDLITTAKGIAGGLPLAAVTGRAEIMDAAHAGGLGGTYGGNPVACAGALGAIETMRELDLNARAKDIEAVMKARLSAMAEKFDVIGDVRGRGAMIAVELVKDRATKEPNPEVTAALAKACHAEGLLVLTCGTYGNVLRFLPPLVIGEDLLNEGLDIIEQAFARV, encoded by the coding sequence ATGACCGCACTTGAGCAGGAGCGCCGCGTCGTCACCGCCATTCCCGGCCCGAAGTCGCAGGAGCTGCAGGCCCGCCGCACGGCCGTGGTCGCGCAGGGTGTGGGCTCCACGCTCCCGGTGTTCGTCACCCGCGCCGGCGGCGGCGTCATCGAGGACGTCGACGGCAACCGCCTGATCGACTTCGGTTCCGGCATCGCCGTGACCTCCGTCGGCGCCTCCGCCGAGGCCGTCGTACGCAAGGCGTCCGCGCAGCTCGCCGACTTCACCCACACCTGCTTCATGGTGACGCCGTACGAGGGCTACGTCGCCGTCGCCGAGGCGCTGGCCGAGCTGACCCCGGGCGACCACGCCAAGAAGTCGGCGCTGTTCAACAGCGGCGCCGAGGCGGTCGAGAACGCCGTCAAGATCGCGCGTGCTTACACCAAGCGGCAGGCCGTCGTCGTCTTCGACCACGGCTACCACGGCCGTACCAACCTCACCATGGCGCTGACCGCGAAGAACATGCCGTACAAGCACGGCTTCGGTCCCTTCGCGCCCGAGGTGTACCGCGTCCCGGTCGCCTACGGCTACCGCTGGCCGACCGGCGCCGAGAACGCCGGCCCGGAGGCCGCCGCCCAGGCGATCGAACAGATCAGCAAGCAGGTCGGCGCGGAGAACGTGGCCGCGATCATCATCGAGCCGGTGCTCGGCGAGGGCGGCTTCATCGAGCCGGCCAAGGGCTTCCTGCCCGCGGTCCGCCAGTTCGCCGCCGACAACGGCATCGTCTTCGTCGCCGACGAGATCCAGTCCGGCTTCTGCCGCACCGGCCAGTGGTTCGCCTGCGAGGACGAGGGCATCGTCCCGGACCTGATCACCACGGCGAAGGGCATCGCGGGCGGTCTGCCGCTCGCCGCCGTCACCGGCCGCGCCGAGATCATGGACGCCGCGCACGCGGGCGGCCTCGGCGGCACCTACGGCGGCAACCCGGTGGCGTGCGCGGGTGCGCTCGGCGCCATCGAGACGATGAGGGAGCTGGACCTCAACGCCAGGGCGAAGGACATCGAGGCGGTCATGAAGGCGCGCCTGTCCGCCATGGCCGAGAAGTTCGACGTCATCGGCGACGTCCGGGGCCGCGGCGCGATGATCGCGGTCGAGCTGGTCAAGGACCGTGCCACCAAGGAGCCGAACCCGGAGGTGACCGCCGCGCTGGCCAAGGCCTGCCACGCCGAGGGCCTGCTGGTCCTGACCTGTGGCACCTACGGCAACGTGCTGCGCTTCCTGCCCCCGCTGGTGATCGGCGAGGACCTGCTCAACGAGGGCCTCGACATCATCGAGCAGGCCTTCGCCCGCGTCTGA
- a CDS encoding phosphatase PAP2 family protein, whose product MPVSPPRALPALLALPVLLFSLITWQVLADGPLIGVDERLSRALVHPDRLSELLADLGNVPVAVPVLALALAYVGWHGRAHGVDHWWLPPLAGAVAMALVPALVAPLKAWTDRPGTPAVPPAVGYYPSGHTATAVVAYGAATLLLLPLLRSPAARRVLVALCAALVLGASYGLVRRGYHWPLDVVASWCLGAVLLAGVARVAGRTAPPVTRSTRRSSSGTPSPSSGPS is encoded by the coding sequence ATGCCGGTCTCCCCACCTCGCGCGCTGCCCGCCCTCCTCGCGCTGCCCGTCCTCCTCTTCTCGCTGATCACCTGGCAGGTCCTCGCCGACGGCCCGCTGATCGGCGTGGACGAGCGGCTGAGCCGTGCGCTCGTCCACCCCGACCGGCTCTCCGAGCTGCTGGCCGACCTCGGCAACGTGCCGGTCGCCGTGCCCGTCCTCGCCCTCGCGCTGGCGTACGTCGGGTGGCACGGGCGCGCCCATGGTGTGGACCACTGGTGGCTGCCTCCGCTGGCCGGGGCCGTGGCGATGGCCCTGGTGCCGGCGCTGGTCGCCCCGCTGAAGGCGTGGACCGACCGTCCCGGCACCCCGGCGGTGCCCCCGGCCGTCGGCTACTACCCCTCCGGCCACACCGCGACCGCGGTCGTCGCGTACGGCGCGGCGACGCTGCTGCTCCTGCCGCTGCTGCGCTCGCCGGCCGCCCGCCGGGTGCTGGTGGCGCTGTGCGCGGCCCTCGTCCTCGGCGCCTCCTACGGGCTGGTGCGCCGCGGCTACCACTGGCCGCTGGACGTGGTGGCGAGCTGGTGTCTGGGCGCGGTGCTGCTGGCCGGGGTCGCGCGGGTGGCCGGCCGCACCGCGCCGCCGGTCACCCGAAGTACGCGTCGAAGTTCTTCTGGAACTCCCAGTCCGAGTAGCGGTCCCAGTTGA
- a CDS encoding ATP/GTP-binding protein translates to MDSDGMRDARGTHANPVPRPAGPPEVPSAPPRPSAPPPVPHQAPSPSSAVAAWLDAIRPATRPGIWRYGHRPPEEPKEKLAPVTVAGMLVPLALALVVWSFWSGGYFPYKGALLRMFTPDGWWWGGSVAAPKPVEGRTVRLPGWDALVVYDGVFFTVLFLAVVGLGSWRAILRHYFGRLRPPVRVLATAALALVALALVFPDAFPGAGWSPVPLVDPLLSLTVLITDSYDLMASVLFTNTVYTLVALLVVWPFARLGDWWPYAKQRLGPRGGATVDSAPDSARPRSHWPALRDAGQHEAADVLAAEVSGDRMNDVDCVRVEHAFSTACRKATLPAFRETVLRRRGAAWTHPSGARDLPRRARHDLLTGQVRIGRWVSTDRTPLQYRDAAAALDPAVLGTSLLAVGPSGSGKTRTLVEPVTEALALQALTGSCAVVAVSAAGGRLGSDDAFDVIVRMGDPASAYALDPYADSDDPDQAAAILAEALVGDLDSVGTPLASTALVQLLAPFRAAYGRFPSLPELRDLLEGVESALTPLRDTLAASGEDALCRELDARARQAGAPGDAGRALADRLALLNRPVFADFLGGGTDRSFSLRAVAQHPLRVRIDLPEHGHEEAGRVLTRLVLAQFHDIVRDSRRPHFACLVLDDATGVVTVESVRRIQQLRSRNAGVLLTLCSIGEVPETLHGPLYGAVGCRMAFCGVSTWDGSRFAQTWGTEWVETTEVAKHTVFADQPMTRLFHALRKLLTGKAVTTDAVTVRQVERERWSASELAHTVPAGHAVLSLTSVEGEHTPPLLVDLRG, encoded by the coding sequence ATGGACAGCGACGGGATGCGGGACGCGCGGGGCACCCATGCGAATCCTGTGCCGCGCCCGGCGGGGCCCCCCGAGGTGCCGTCGGCGCCACCGCGCCCTTCGGCGCCGCCCCCCGTGCCGCATCAGGCGCCCTCGCCCTCGTCGGCCGTCGCCGCCTGGCTCGACGCGATCAGGCCCGCCACCCGGCCCGGCATCTGGCGGTACGGCCACCGCCCGCCCGAGGAGCCGAAGGAAAAGCTCGCCCCGGTGACGGTCGCCGGCATGCTGGTGCCGCTCGCCCTGGCGCTGGTCGTGTGGTCCTTCTGGAGCGGTGGCTACTTCCCCTACAAAGGCGCGCTGCTGCGCATGTTCACGCCCGACGGCTGGTGGTGGGGCGGTTCGGTGGCCGCGCCCAAGCCGGTGGAGGGCCGGACCGTGCGGCTTCCGGGATGGGACGCGCTCGTCGTCTACGACGGCGTCTTCTTCACCGTGCTCTTCCTCGCGGTGGTCGGACTCGGCAGCTGGCGCGCCATCCTCCGCCACTACTTCGGCCGCCTGCGCCCGCCCGTGCGGGTTCTGGCCACCGCCGCGCTCGCCCTCGTGGCCCTCGCCCTCGTCTTCCCCGACGCCTTCCCGGGCGCCGGGTGGTCCCCGGTGCCCCTCGTCGACCCGCTGCTCTCGCTGACCGTACTCATCACGGACAGTTACGACCTGATGGCTTCCGTCCTCTTCACGAACACGGTGTACACACTCGTCGCACTGCTCGTCGTGTGGCCCTTCGCACGGCTCGGAGACTGGTGGCCGTACGCGAAGCAGCGGCTGGGCCCGCGCGGGGGGGCCACCGTCGACAGCGCACCGGACTCCGCCCGTCCCCGTTCGCACTGGCCCGCCCTGCGCGACGCCGGCCAGCACGAGGCCGCCGACGTCCTCGCCGCCGAGGTGTCCGGCGACCGCATGAACGACGTCGACTGCGTCCGCGTCGAGCACGCCTTCAGCACGGCTTGCCGAAAGGCGACGCTGCCCGCATTCCGTGAGACCGTCCTGCGCCGGCGCGGCGCGGCGTGGACCCACCCCTCCGGAGCGCGGGACCTGCCCCGGCGGGCCCGCCACGACCTGCTGACCGGGCAGGTGCGCATCGGCCGCTGGGTGTCCACCGATCGGACACCGCTGCAGTACCGGGACGCGGCGGCCGCCCTCGACCCGGCCGTGCTCGGCACCTCCCTGCTCGCCGTCGGTCCGTCCGGGTCGGGAAAGACCCGCACCCTGGTGGAACCGGTGACCGAGGCGCTGGCGCTCCAGGCGCTCACCGGGAGCTGCGCCGTGGTCGCCGTGTCCGCCGCCGGCGGCCGGCTGGGCAGCGACGACGCCTTCGACGTGATCGTGCGGATGGGAGACCCGGCCTCGGCGTACGCCCTCGATCCGTATGCCGACTCCGACGACCCGGACCAGGCCGCCGCGATCCTCGCCGAGGCACTCGTGGGCGACCTCGACTCGGTCGGGACGCCGCTCGCGTCCACCGCGCTGGTGCAGCTGCTCGCCCCCTTCCGGGCCGCGTACGGCCGTTTCCCCTCCCTCCCCGAGCTGCGCGATCTGCTCGAGGGTGTGGAGAGCGCCCTGACACCGCTGAGGGACACACTCGCCGCGAGCGGGGAGGACGCCCTGTGCCGGGAACTGGACGCGAGGGCCCGGCAGGCGGGCGCACCGGGCGACGCGGGCCGCGCCCTGGCCGACCGGCTGGCTCTGCTGAACCGGCCGGTGTTCGCGGACTTCCTCGGCGGCGGCACCGACCGGTCGTTCTCGCTGCGGGCCGTCGCCCAGCACCCGCTGCGCGTGCGGATCGACCTGCCCGAGCACGGCCACGAGGAGGCGGGCCGCGTGCTCACCCGCCTGGTCCTCGCCCAGTTCCACGACATCGTCCGGGACAGCCGGCGTCCGCACTTCGCCTGCCTGGTCCTGGACGACGCCACCGGTGTAGTCACCGTGGAGTCGGTACGCCGCATCCAGCAGCTGCGCTCCCGGAACGCGGGAGTACTGCTGACTCTGTGCAGCATCGGGGAGGTCCCCGAGACGCTGCACGGGCCGCTGTACGGCGCGGTCGGCTGCCGCATGGCCTTCTGCGGCGTCTCGACCTGGGACGGCAGCCGATTCGCCCAGACGTGGGGCACCGAGTGGGTCGAGACGACGGAAGTGGCCAAGCACACCGTCTTCGCCGACCAGCCGATGACCCGCCTCTTCCACGCCCTGCGCAAGCTGCTGACGGGCAAGGCGGTCACGACGGACGCGGTGACCGTGCGCCAGGTCGAACGGGAGCGCTGGTCGGCGTCCGAGCTGGCGCACACCGTGCCCGCCGGACACGCCGTGCTGTCACTGACCAGCGTCGAGGGCGAGCACACGCCGCCGCTCCTGGTGGACCTGCGCGGGTGA
- a CDS encoding glycosyltransferase 87 family protein yields the protein MRKTLGKHVARYAGRPPGPRAERYAWAGCAVLAPVFALASDVGPHRVWGLGAGAGYALAACLASGSGRRRAAARAVAVAGAVVVPLVALPAAGLGQSEVGVVERSGHLLLTTGSPYVTDPVAVGDFNPYLPGMALFGLLPGDPRWWLGGAFVAALAATGLHRAWLLACPPVALPLAVGGVDLPVAGLMCLGVALAGRRRPGRAGLALGAAAALKWTAWPALPVALALVAARGSGWPALRCAAAGLATATAAVLPFALTDPAGFVRNVVAFPLGLTSVVSPAASPLPGHLLAAHVPGGTLIALTLLVAGALLITLSLVVRPPGTVREAADRLALGLGLATALMPATRFGYVVYPLVLGALACRGRPPGTPATRSAAKAAVA from the coding sequence ATGAGGAAGACCCTTGGGAAACATGTCGCGCGGTACGCCGGACGCCCTCCCGGACCGCGTGCCGAACGGTACGCGTGGGCGGGGTGCGCGGTCCTCGCGCCGGTTTTCGCGCTCGCGTCCGACGTGGGGCCGCACCGCGTGTGGGGGCTGGGCGCGGGTGCGGGGTACGCGTTGGCGGCGTGCCTGGCGTCCGGTTCCGGACGGCGCCGTGCGGCGGCGCGCGCGGTGGCGGTGGCGGGGGCCGTGGTGGTGCCGCTCGTGGCTCTGCCGGCGGCGGGGCTCGGGCAGTCGGAGGTCGGGGTCGTCGAGCGCTCGGGGCACCTGCTGCTCACGACCGGGAGCCCGTACGTCACCGATCCGGTGGCCGTCGGCGACTTCAACCCGTACCTGCCGGGGATGGCGCTCTTCGGGCTGCTGCCCGGCGACCCCCGCTGGTGGCTGGGCGGCGCGTTCGTCGCCGCGCTCGCCGCCACCGGTCTGCACCGTGCCTGGCTGCTCGCCTGCCCGCCGGTGGCGCTGCCCCTCGCGGTGGGCGGGGTCGACCTGCCGGTGGCGGGACTGATGTGCCTGGGCGTCGCACTCGCCGGTCGGAGGCGTCCGGGACGGGCCGGTCTGGCGCTCGGCGCCGCCGCGGCCCTCAAGTGGACGGCCTGGCCCGCGCTTCCGGTGGCGCTCGCCCTGGTCGCGGCACGTGGGAGCGGCTGGCCCGCACTGCGGTGTGCGGCAGCGGGGCTGGCCACCGCGACGGCCGCGGTGCTGCCCTTCGCCCTCACCGACCCGGCCGGCTTCGTGCGGAACGTGGTCGCCTTCCCGCTCGGCCTCACCTCCGTCGTGTCGCCCGCCGCGAGTCCGCTGCCCGGCCACCTGCTCGCGGCGCACGTCCCCGGCGGCACGCTGATCGCCCTCACGCTCCTGGTGGCCGGCGCGCTGCTGATCACCCTCTCGCTGGTGGTGCGGCCCCCGGGGACGGTGCGGGAGGCGGCGGACCGGCTCGCGCTCGGTCTGGGGCTGGCGACGGCCCTGATGCCCGCGACCCGGTTCGGCTACGTGGTCTACCCGCTGGTGCTGGGCGCGCTGGCCTGCCGGGGACGTCCGCCCGGCACGCCCGCCACCCGGTCCGCGGCGAAGGCGGCGGTCGCGTGA
- a CDS encoding PucR family transcriptional regulator → MPPTLASLVHHSALKLTVRAGEDRLDVPVRWAHVSELADPVPYMEGGELLLITALKLDAGDPEAMHRYVKRLAGAGVVGLGFAVGVNYDEIPEALVEAARGEGLPLLEVPRRTPFLAISKAVSAAIAADQYRAVTAGFAAQRELTRKALTDGPEGLLAALAAQVDGWAALYDASGAVVAAAPEWAGRRAARLTADVQRLRERPAPASSVVGGAESSDHPENADRVELHSLGTSRRPRSALAVGTAAAPGTAERYAVHSAIALLTLTTERSRSLHEAGLRIDAAVLRMLLAGEPDHARTVAGDLYGGLLDAPFRIIVAERASGSAARAHAGPQARVPAADTDGDPLGALAEVVESAAARSGEAVLVVPEGERLVVLATDQGAAVAACAEYATALETARPAPEPTPNGDVDGLVVGLSAPSGPIAASTAYKQAEQALSVARRRGRVCVEHEHLAAGSVLPLLADDAVRAFADGLLRALRDHDATGRGDLVASLRAWLSRHGQWDAAAADLGVHRHTLRYRMRRVEEILGRSLDDPDVRMELWLALKATSTD, encoded by the coding sequence ATGCCCCCCACGCTCGCCTCGCTCGTCCACCACTCCGCGCTGAAGCTCACCGTGCGCGCGGGCGAGGACCGCCTCGACGTGCCGGTGCGCTGGGCCCACGTCAGCGAGCTCGCCGACCCCGTGCCCTACATGGAGGGCGGGGAACTGCTGCTGATCACCGCGCTCAAGCTCGACGCCGGGGACCCCGAGGCGATGCACCGGTACGTGAAGCGGCTGGCCGGTGCCGGAGTGGTGGGGCTCGGCTTCGCCGTCGGCGTCAACTACGACGAGATCCCCGAGGCCCTGGTCGAAGCGGCCCGGGGGGAAGGGCTGCCGCTGCTGGAGGTGCCCCGCCGCACCCCCTTCCTCGCCATCAGCAAGGCCGTGTCCGCCGCGATCGCCGCCGACCAGTACCGGGCGGTCACGGCGGGCTTCGCGGCCCAGCGGGAACTGACCAGGAAGGCGCTCACCGACGGCCCCGAAGGGCTGCTGGCCGCGCTCGCCGCGCAGGTCGACGGCTGGGCGGCGCTCTACGACGCCTCGGGCGCCGTCGTCGCCGCGGCCCCGGAGTGGGCCGGCCGCCGGGCCGCACGCCTCACGGCCGACGTCCAGCGGCTGCGGGAGCGCCCGGCCCCCGCCTCCTCCGTCGTCGGCGGAGCCGAGTCCTCGGACCACCCGGAGAACGCCGACCGCGTCGAACTCCACTCCCTCGGCACCTCCCGCCGGCCCCGCTCCGCCCTCGCCGTCGGCACCGCCGCCGCCCCCGGCACCGCCGAGCGGTACGCCGTCCACTCGGCCATCGCCCTGCTGACCCTGACCACCGAACGCTCGCGCTCGCTCCACGAGGCCGGGCTGCGCATCGACGCGGCGGTCCTGCGCATGCTGCTGGCCGGCGAACCCGACCACGCGCGCACCGTCGCCGGCGACCTGTACGGCGGCCTGCTGGACGCCCCCTTCCGGATCATCGTCGCCGAGCGGGCCTCCGGGTCCGCCGCACGGGCGCACGCCGGTCCACAGGCTCGCGTACCCGCCGCCGACACCGACGGCGACCCGCTCGGCGCGCTCGCCGAGGTCGTGGAGTCGGCGGCCGCCCGCTCCGGCGAGGCGGTGCTCGTCGTCCCCGAGGGCGAGCGGCTGGTGGTGCTGGCCACGGACCAGGGCGCGGCCGTCGCCGCCTGCGCCGAGTACGCGACGGCGCTGGAGACCGCCCGCCCGGCGCCCGAACCGACGCCGAACGGCGACGTCGACGGTCTGGTCGTCGGCCTCTCGGCGCCCTCCGGGCCCATCGCCGCGTCCACCGCCTACAAACAGGCCGAACAGGCCCTCTCGGTGGCCCGCCGCCGAGGACGCGTCTGCGTGGAGCACGAACACCTGGCGGCCGGCTCGGTCCTCCCCCTCCTCGCCGACGACGCCGTACGCGCCTTCGCCGACGGACTCCTGCGGGCCCTGCGGGACCACGACGCGACCGGCCGCGGCGACCTGGTGGCCTCCCTGCGCGCCTGGCTCTCCCGCCACGGCCAATGGGACGCGGCGGCGGCCGACCTCGGCGTCCACCGGCACACACTCCGCTACCGGATGCGGCGGGTGGAGGAGATCCTGGGCCGCTCGCTGGACGATCCGGACGTGCGGATGGAGCTGTGGCTCGCTCTGAAGGCAACCTCGACCGACTAG